In a single window of the Mesorhizobium shangrilense genome:
- the pyk gene encoding pyruvate kinase: MRRTRKVKILATLGPASSSEEMIGKLFDAGADVFRINMSHTDHDGMRALVGRIRNVEERVGRPIGILADLQGPKLRVGKFKDGKEDLVVGQTFTFDDSPELGDATRVHLPHPEILTSVQAGDRLLIDDGKLELRATKCDGRSIVATVVAGSGISNRKGVSLPDTELPVGALTDKDRADLDAVLEAGVDWVALSFIQRPEDLAEARKIARGRALLMSKIEKPQAVARLAEIIDLSDSLMVARGDLGVEMPLEAVPGIQKQITRAARRAGKPVVVATQMLESMISAPVPTRAEVSDVATAVFEGADAIMLSAESAAGQYPAEAVSTMNRIAEQVEKDPTYPTIISSQRSKPEATGPDAISLAAREIAETLKLAAIVTYTASGTTGIRAARERPQVPIIALSPILNTARRLSLLWGTHCVVSPDASDLDDMVNRACRIAHQEQFGKPGDRIIITAGVPLRTPGATNMLRIAYIEGSAADGA; encoded by the coding sequence ATGAGACGTACCCGCAAAGTCAAGATTCTGGCCACGCTCGGCCCCGCATCTTCCTCTGAAGAGATGATCGGCAAGCTGTTCGACGCCGGCGCCGACGTGTTCCGCATCAATATGAGCCATACGGACCACGACGGCATGCGCGCGTTGGTCGGGCGAATCCGTAACGTCGAGGAGCGTGTCGGGCGGCCGATCGGCATCCTGGCAGACCTGCAAGGACCCAAGCTCAGGGTCGGAAAGTTCAAGGATGGCAAGGAGGACCTTGTCGTCGGCCAGACCTTCACGTTCGACGACAGTCCAGAGCTTGGCGATGCGACGCGGGTGCACCTGCCGCACCCGGAGATCCTCACCTCGGTCCAGGCCGGCGACCGGTTGCTGATCGATGACGGCAAGCTGGAGCTCAGGGCGACGAAATGCGACGGCAGGTCGATCGTGGCGACCGTCGTGGCGGGCAGCGGTATTTCGAACAGGAAGGGCGTCAGCCTTCCCGACACCGAACTCCCCGTCGGCGCGCTCACCGACAAGGACCGCGCCGATCTCGACGCAGTGCTCGAAGCCGGCGTCGACTGGGTCGCGCTGTCCTTCATCCAGCGCCCCGAGGACCTCGCAGAGGCCCGCAAGATCGCCCGCGGCCGCGCGTTGCTGATGTCGAAGATCGAGAAACCGCAGGCGGTCGCCAGGCTGGCCGAGATCATCGACCTGTCCGATTCCCTTATGGTCGCGCGCGGGGACCTCGGCGTCGAGATGCCGCTCGAGGCGGTGCCCGGCATCCAGAAGCAGATCACGCGTGCGGCGCGCCGCGCCGGCAAGCCGGTCGTCGTCGCCACCCAGATGCTGGAATCGATGATCAGCGCGCCGGTGCCCACCCGCGCGGAGGTGTCCGACGTCGCCACCGCCGTCTTCGAGGGCGCCGACGCCATCATGCTGTCGGCCGAGTCCGCGGCGGGCCAGTATCCGGCCGAGGCCGTGTCGACCATGAACCGCATCGCCGAGCAGGTGGAGAAGGACCCGACCTACCCCACCATCATCAGCTCGCAGCGCAGCAAGCCGGAGGCGACCGGACCCGATGCGATTTCGCTCGCGGCCCGAGAGATCGCCGAAACCCTCAAGCTCGCGGCGATCGTTACCTACACCGCATCCGGCACGACCGGCATCCGGGCCGCGCGCGAGCGGCCGCAGGTGCCGATCATCGCCCTGTCGCCCATCCTCAACACGGCCCGCCGTCTCTCGCTGCTGTGGGGCACCCACTGCGTGGTGTCGCCCGACGCCTCGGACCTCGACGACATGGTGAACCGCGCCTGCCGCATCGCCCACCAGGAGCAGTTCGGCAAACCCGGCGACCGCATCATCATAACCGCCGGCGTGCCGCTGCGGACGCCGGGCGCGACGAACATGCTGCGCATCGCCTATATCGAAGGCAGCGCCGCCGACGGGGCATAG
- a CDS encoding DUF1036 domain-containing protein, which translates to MRRAGSALFCLALAGVALPSLGTNAAHADFRVCNGTQSLVGVAIGYRAKAGWVSEGWWHIAASSCKTLIEGPLSSRYFYLYAEDAEKGGRWDGPINMCVAEKEFKINGVNDCFARGFQRAGFQEYDTGEQSSWMVQLSGETVSNGDDAPTGTEGQ; encoded by the coding sequence ATGCGTCGCGCGGGCTCGGCGTTGTTCTGCCTGGCCCTGGCGGGAGTTGCCCTGCCGTCGCTCGGCACGAACGCCGCGCACGCTGACTTCCGGGTGTGCAACGGCACGCAGAGCCTCGTCGGCGTCGCCATCGGCTATCGCGCCAAGGCAGGCTGGGTGAGCGAGGGCTGGTGGCACATCGCGGCCTCGAGCTGCAAGACGCTGATCGAAGGACCGCTCTCGTCCCGCTATTTCTACCTCTATGCCGAGGACGCCGAAAAAGGCGGCCGTTGGGACGGCCCGATCAACATGTGCGTGGCCGAAAAAGAATTCAAGATAAACGGCGTCAACGACTGCTTCGCCCGCGGCTTCCAGCGGGCCGGCTTTCAGGAGTACGACACCGGCGAGCAGTCGAGCTGGATGGTCCAGCTCTCCGGCGAGACGGTGTCGAACGGCGACGACGCCCCGACTGGAACCGAAGGTCAATGA
- a CDS encoding N-formylglutamate amidohydrolase, with product MVRTAVFPPFEIIEGDRSRGLVLLADHAGRALPDEYGDLGLPTTEFDRHIAYDIGVERVTRQLARLTGAPALMANFSRLLIDPNRGEDDPTLIRQLYDGTVVPGNYPMGAEERERRLDRFYRPYHDAVGAMISSVHEATGRSPFIFSIHSFTPVMQGRERPWHVGVLWDLDDRAPKALIDALSEDPTLVVGDNEPYDGALRGDTMYRHAIVNGFAHALIEIRQDLIADDSGADEWAARLAPIVDAVNARPEIHERQKFGSRTGPIEHKT from the coding sequence ATGGTGCGCACTGCCGTTTTCCCGCCCTTCGAGATCATCGAGGGGGATCGCAGCCGCGGCCTCGTGCTGCTGGCGGATCATGCCGGGCGGGCGCTTCCGGACGAATATGGCGATCTCGGCCTGCCGACCACGGAGTTCGACCGCCACATCGCCTACGACATCGGCGTGGAGCGGGTCACCCGGCAACTCGCCAGACTGACCGGCGCGCCGGCGCTGATGGCCAATTTCTCGCGGCTGCTGATCGATCCGAATCGCGGCGAGGATGACCCGACGCTCATCCGCCAGCTCTATGACGGGACCGTGGTGCCGGGAAACTATCCTATGGGCGCAGAGGAGCGCGAGCGACGGCTCGACCGCTTCTACCGGCCCTATCACGATGCCGTGGGCGCGATGATCTCCTCGGTCCACGAGGCGACCGGCCGCTCGCCGTTCATCTTCTCCATCCACTCCTTCACGCCGGTCATGCAGGGGCGCGAACGCCCCTGGCACGTCGGCGTGCTGTGGGACCTGGACGACCGCGCGCCGAAGGCGCTGATCGACGCATTGTCGGAGGACCCGACCCTGGTGGTCGGTGACAACGAGCCCTATGACGGCGCGCTGCGCGGCGACACGATGTACCGACACGCGATCGTCAACGGTTTCGCCCATGCGCTCATCGAAATCCGCCAGGACCTGATCGCGGACGATAGTGGCGCAGACGAATGGGCCGCACGGCTGGCGCCTATCGTTGACGCCGTCAATGCGCGACCCGAGATACATGAGAGACAGAAGTTCGGCTCGCGCACCGGGCCGATCGAACACAAGACCTGA
- a CDS encoding DUF1244 domain-containing protein translates to MTELSKEQQRDFEAAAFRRLVEHLRERSDVQNIDMMNLAGFCRNCLSNWYRDAANAAGLDLSKEQSREIVYGMPYAEWQAKYQTEASDAKKAAFEANRPKEH, encoded by the coding sequence ATGACCGAGCTCAGCAAGGAACAGCAGCGCGACTTCGAGGCAGCCGCGTTCCGCCGGCTGGTGGAGCATCTGCGCGAGCGCAGCGATGTCCAGAACATCGACATGATGAATCTCGCCGGCTTCTGCCGCAACTGCCTTTCCAACTGGTACCGCGACGCGGCCAACGCCGCCGGGCTGGATCTCAGCAAGGAGCAATCGCGCGAAATCGTCTACGGCATGCCCTATGCCGAGTGGCAGGCGAAGTATCAGACGGAGGCTTCCGACGCCAAGAAGGCGGCGTTCGAGGCGAACCGACCGAAGGAGCATTGA
- a CDS encoding dicarboxylate/amino acid:cation symporter — protein MSQSITTTASPKPFYSSFGFQVLAAMVIGLALGLVAREMGPTAAGDPNWLATTLSTIGSIFVQLLRALVPPLIFTAIVASISNLRQLSNAAALVWQTLIWFAITALIAVLIGIALGLIIQPGLHSGVLAEAAKEPSTTGSWLDFLKGLVPANVLGLQASTKLGDGSASTSLNFNVLQILVVSIVIGVAALRVGDKAEPFLEFNRALLAIVRKVLWWVIRLTPLGTVGLLGNAVAQYGWQTLTQLGWYATAIYIGLAIVLFVVYPALLIFHGLSPARFFASAWPAIQLAFVSRSSVGTMPVTEAVTERNLGVPREYAAFAVPLGATTKMDGCAAIYPAISAIFVAQFYGLPLGIQEYFLIVFVSVIGSAATAGLTGATVMLTLTLSTLGLPLAGVGLLLAIDPILDMGRTAVNVAGQALVPTIVSKRQGILDQDAYDNAVGVEELDVSAAQPHAA, from the coding sequence ATGTCGCAATCCATAACCACAACGGCCTCACCGAAGCCGTTCTACAGCTCGTTCGGCTTCCAGGTGCTGGCGGCCATGGTCATCGGCCTCGCGCTGGGCCTTGTCGCCCGCGAGATGGGTCCGACCGCCGCCGGCGATCCCAACTGGCTCGCCACCACGCTCTCGACCATAGGCTCGATCTTCGTCCAGCTGCTGCGCGCGCTCGTGCCTCCGCTGATCTTCACGGCCATCGTCGCCTCGATCAGCAACCTGCGCCAGCTCTCCAATGCGGCCGCCCTCGTCTGGCAGACGCTGATCTGGTTCGCCATCACCGCGCTGATCGCCGTGCTGATCGGAATCGCGCTCGGCCTGATCATCCAGCCGGGCCTGCACTCGGGCGTGCTCGCGGAGGCCGCCAAGGAGCCGTCCACCACCGGCTCATGGCTCGACTTCCTCAAGGGGCTGGTGCCGGCCAACGTGCTCGGCCTCCAGGCCTCGACCAAGCTGGGCGACGGCTCTGCCTCGACCTCGCTCAACTTCAACGTCCTGCAGATCCTGGTGGTCTCGATCGTCATCGGCGTCGCGGCGCTGCGCGTCGGCGACAAGGCCGAGCCGTTCCTCGAGTTCAACCGCGCGCTGCTCGCCATCGTCCGCAAGGTGCTCTGGTGGGTGATCCGGTTGACTCCGCTCGGCACCGTCGGCCTGCTGGGCAACGCGGTCGCGCAGTACGGCTGGCAGACGCTGACCCAGCTCGGCTGGTACGCCACCGCCATCTATATCGGCCTCGCCATCGTGCTGTTCGTGGTCTATCCGGCGCTGCTCATTTTCCACGGCCTGTCGCCGGCCCGCTTCTTCGCCAGCGCGTGGCCCGCGATCCAGCTCGCCTTCGTCTCCCGCTCGTCGGTCGGCACCATGCCGGTGACCGAGGCGGTTACGGAGCGCAATCTCGGAGTGCCGCGTGAATACGCCGCCTTTGCCGTACCGCTCGGCGCGACCACAAAGATGGACGGATGCGCGGCGATCTACCCGGCCATCTCGGCGATCTTCGTCGCCCAGTTCTACGGGCTTCCGCTGGGCATCCAGGAGTATTTCCTGATCGTCTTCGTGTCGGTCATCGGCTCGGCCGCCACTGCCGGCCTCACCGGCGCGACAGTCATGCTGACGCTGACCCTGTCCACGCTCGGCCTGCCGCTCGCCGGCGTCGGCCTGCTGCTCGCCATCGACCCGATCCTCGACATGGGCCGGACGGCGGTCAACGTGGCCGGCCAGGCGCTGGTGCCGACCATCGTGTCGAAGCGGCAGGGCATCCTGGATCAGGATGCCTATGACAACGCGGTCGGCGTCGAGGAACTCGACGTGAGCGCCGCGCAGCCGCACGCAGCCTAG
- a CDS encoding GNAT family N-acetyltransferase — translation MTIPHVTIRPLTHADVPAFRALRLSALAASPDAFTASVEDEQALSEAEMGARAVPELPGVVFGAFAGKELVGMAGYIANKRPKTRHNATMVAVYVAPEWRKAKLGRRLVEAVIDHAATQRVILRCSVRAGNAPARRLYHELGFVPYGLERDAVLIDGAYHDDELLALDLRQGIRRREET, via the coding sequence ATGACCATCCCACATGTCACCATCCGCCCCCTGACTCATGCGGACGTTCCGGCTTTTCGCGCGCTTCGGCTGTCGGCGCTCGCCGCCTCCCCCGACGCCTTCACGGCAAGCGTAGAGGATGAGCAGGCGCTGAGCGAGGCGGAGATGGGCGCACGCGCCGTGCCCGAGCTTCCCGGCGTGGTGTTCGGCGCATTTGCCGGGAAGGAGCTGGTCGGCATGGCCGGCTACATCGCCAACAAGCGCCCAAAAACCCGCCACAACGCCACGATGGTCGCGGTCTATGTCGCGCCGGAGTGGCGCAAGGCGAAGCTCGGCAGGCGGCTCGTCGAGGCGGTGATCGACCATGCCGCGACGCAGCGCGTGATCCTGCGGTGCTCGGTCCGCGCAGGTAATGCGCCGGCCCGCCGCCTCTATCACGAGCTGGGCTTCGTGCCCTACGGCCTCGAGCGCGACGCGGTCCTCATCGACGGCGCGTATCATGATGATGAACTGCTCGCCCTCGACCTTCGCCAAGGCATCCGGCGCCGGGAAGAAACCTGA
- the rplS gene encoding 50S ribosomal protein L19 — protein sequence MDIIRQLEAEQAAKIEAKRKLPEFQAGDTVRVQVRVTEGSRTRVQAYEGVVIARSGSGFQENFTVRKISYGEGVERVFPVYSPLVEGVEIVRRGKVRRAKLYYLRDRRGKSARIVENTGVRARKLNESEREALNAEKARIEAEKVAAAQALAAEKAAAEAAEAKAAAEAAAAAEKAAE from the coding sequence ATGGACATCATCCGTCAGCTCGAGGCCGAGCAGGCCGCCAAGATCGAAGCAAAGCGCAAGCTCCCCGAGTTCCAGGCCGGCGACACCGTCCGCGTCCAGGTTCGCGTGACCGAAGGTTCGCGTACCCGCGTGCAGGCCTATGAGGGCGTCGTCATCGCCCGTTCGGGTTCGGGCTTCCAGGAGAATTTCACCGTCCGCAAGATTTCCTACGGCGAAGGCGTGGAGCGCGTGTTCCCGGTCTACTCGCCGCTGGTCGAGGGCGTCGAGATCGTGCGCCGCGGCAAGGTGCGTCGCGCGAAGCTTTATTACCTGCGCGATCGTCGCGGCAAGTCGGCCCGTATCGTCGAAAACACCGGCGTACGCGCCCGCAAGCTGAACGAATCCGAGCGCGAGGCGCTGAACGCCGAGAAGGCGCGGATCGAGGCCGAGAAGGTCGCCGCCGCTCAGGCGCTGGCCGCTGAGAAGGCCGCTGCCGAGGCAGCAGAAGCGAAGGCCGCAGCCGAGGCCGCCGCTGCTGCTGAGAAGGCCGCCGAATAG
- a CDS encoding pyridoxamine 5'-phosphate oxidase family protein: MEFITSREELRAHYKPASEGSLRKEMRRLDHHSRNFIANCPFVLIGSSDENGNADVTPKGDKPGFVAVLDDFTVAIPDRPGNNRLDTIENILVNPAVGLLFLIPGMDETLRINGEARVTIDDGLRQRFAVEGKRPLGVIVVKAKAVYMHCAKAFMRSRLWQPETWQPRAAMPTLGQILKDQIAFAETAEATDRRLADAYRETMW, from the coding sequence GTGGAGTTCATCACGTCGCGGGAAGAGCTGCGGGCGCACTACAAGCCGGCATCGGAGGGGTCGCTGCGCAAGGAGATGCGCCGCCTCGACCACCACAGCCGCAACTTCATCGCCAACTGCCCGTTCGTCCTGATCGGCTCCTCCGACGAGAACGGCAATGCCGACGTCACGCCCAAGGGCGACAAGCCCGGCTTCGTGGCCGTGCTCGACGATTTCACGGTGGCGATTCCCGACCGGCCAGGCAACAACCGGCTGGATACGATCGAGAACATCCTGGTCAACCCGGCGGTGGGGCTGCTCTTCCTGATCCCCGGCATGGACGAGACGCTGCGCATCAATGGCGAGGCGCGCGTCACGATAGACGACGGGCTGCGCCAGCGCTTTGCGGTCGAGGGCAAGCGTCCGCTCGGCGTCATCGTGGTGAAGGCGAAGGCCGTCTACATGCACTGCGCCAAGGCCTTCATGCGCTCCCGGCTCTGGCAGCCGGAAACCTGGCAGCCGCGCGCGGCGATGCCGACGCTCGGCCAGATCCTGAAGGACCAGATCGCCTTCGCCGAAACGGCGGAAGCGACGGATCGGCGGCTCGCCGATGCCTACCGCGAGACCATGTGGTAA
- a CDS encoding septation protein A has protein sequence MNPPILERDPSDPKKKEMNPLLKLALELGPLLVFFFANTRGEWLIEKFPALGAFGGPIFLATGLFMIATAIALTVSWILVRSLPIMPLVSGVVVFVFGALTLYLQDDVFIKMKPTIVNTLFGAVLLGGLFFGKALLGYVFDSAFKLDAEGWRKLTFRWGLFFLFLALANEVVWRNFSTDTWVAFKVWGIMPITLIFTMSQMPMIMRHSLEEKTGK, from the coding sequence ATGAATCCCCCCATTCTCGAACGCGACCCGTCCGACCCGAAGAAGAAAGAGATGAACCCGCTGCTCAAGCTGGCGCTGGAGCTCGGGCCGCTGCTCGTCTTCTTCTTCGCCAACACGCGCGGCGAGTGGTTGATCGAAAAGTTCCCGGCGCTCGGGGCCTTCGGCGGGCCGATCTTCCTGGCCACCGGCCTGTTCATGATCGCAACGGCGATCGCGCTCACGGTATCCTGGATACTGGTGCGCTCTCTGCCGATCATGCCGCTGGTGTCCGGCGTCGTGGTGTTCGTGTTCGGCGCGCTGACGCTCTATCTGCAGGACGACGTCTTCATCAAGATGAAGCCGACCATCGTGAACACGCTGTTCGGAGCGGTGCTGCTCGGCGGTCTTTTCTTCGGCAAGGCGCTGCTCGGCTACGTCTTCGATTCCGCCTTCAAGCTGGACGCCGAGGGCTGGCGCAAGCTCACCTTTCGCTGGGGTCTGTTTTTCCTGTTCCTGGCCCTCGCCAACGAAGTCGTCTGGCGGAATTTTTCGACCGATACCTGGGTGGCGTTCAAGGTCTGGGGCATCATGCCGATCACGCTGATCTTCACGATGAGCCAGATGCCGATGATCATGCGCCACTCGCTCGAGGAGAAGACCGGAAAATAG
- the ftsY gene encoding signal recognition particle-docking protein FtsY, with protein MAFNFIKKVFSFGKKEVVEEPVAEEKLAPINFEALEAFKRQPEPATPVEKDVPAAEIPQPAERPSPDAQLPLEEAAVREAERDEVIAPEASAPVLRTTPIEAQEAAGSAPAQPEPVPVAPEPAPTPEIEPAPAPAVPAPAPETPPPAPEVEPQPAPPVPAPAPQEVPPAEPARPVEIPHEPAPEPAPAPPEPAPQEVPAPEPARPVEIPHEPATPVVPEPAPAEVPPTATHPSPLSGRSVGEADRGGVAGSSSAETIAPPEQEAAPSAAEATPSAPPAAEHLPLKGGEDVASRQQAGKVTVSKKVEQKAELQPAAAPEAPRPSWFQRLRQGLSRSSKELTGNIAGVFTKRRLDEDTLQDLEDVLIRADLGVETALRITDALSAGRYGKNVSDEEVRAVMAEEIGKVLTPVAMPLELDLSHKPHVVLVVGVNGTGKTTTIGKLAAKLTEGGLSVMLAAGDTFRAAAIEQLKIWGERTKSPVVSSKLGADAAGLAYDAFEKAKEAGADVLIIDTAGRLQNKTELMAELEKIVRVLGKLDPDAPHTVLQTVDATTGQNALNQVEIFRNVAGVNGLVMTKLDGTARGGILVGIAAKYKLPVYFIGVGEQVDDLEPFSATDFAKAIAGVQ; from the coding sequence ATGGCTTTCAACTTCATCAAGAAGGTCTTCTCGTTCGGCAAGAAGGAGGTCGTCGAGGAGCCGGTCGCCGAGGAAAAGCTCGCGCCGATCAATTTCGAGGCGCTGGAGGCTTTCAAGCGGCAGCCCGAACCGGCGACGCCTGTCGAGAAGGACGTACCGGCAGCCGAGATTCCTCAGCCCGCCGAGCGGCCAAGCCCTGATGCCCAGCTTCCGCTCGAGGAAGCGGCTGTGCGCGAAGCCGAGCGGGATGAGGTTATCGCACCCGAGGCCTCCGCTCCGGTGCTGCGGACCACGCCCATCGAGGCACAGGAAGCCGCAGGCTCCGCGCCTGCCCAGCCCGAGCCTGTTCCGGTCGCCCCGGAGCCGGCGCCAACCCCCGAGATAGAACCGGCGCCCGCTCCCGCCGTTCCCGCGCCTGCGCCGGAAACTCCGCCGCCTGCGCCCGAGGTCGAGCCCCAACCGGCGCCGCCTGTGCCCGCACCTGCGCCCCAGGAGGTTCCCCCGGCCGAGCCTGCCCGGCCTGTCGAGATCCCGCACGAGCCCGCGCCGGAGCCCGCTCCCGCACCTCCCGAACCCGCACCGCAGGAAGTGCCGGCTCCTGAGCCTGCACGTCCCGTAGAGATCCCGCACGAACCTGCGACGCCTGTCGTGCCTGAGCCAGCTCCGGCTGAGGTGCCGCCAACGGCGACGCACCCCTCCCCCTTGAGCGGAAGGTCGGTCGGCGAAGCGGACCGGGGTGGGGTTGCCGGATCGTCGAGCGCCGAGACCATTGCGCCGCCCGAGCAGGAAGCTGCGCCGAGCGCTGCCGAGGCAACCCCCTCTGCTCCGCCTGCGGCGGAGCATCTCCCCCTCAAGGGGGGAGAGGATGTCGCGTCCCGCCAGCAAGCAGGCAAGGTCACCGTCTCGAAAAAGGTCGAGCAGAAGGCGGAGCTGCAGCCCGCGGCCGCGCCAGAAGCGCCCCGGCCATCCTGGTTCCAGCGCCTGCGGCAGGGCCTGTCGCGCTCGTCGAAGGAGCTCACCGGCAACATCGCCGGCGTCTTCACCAAGCGGCGGCTCGACGAAGACACCCTGCAGGATCTGGAAGACGTGCTGATCCGCGCCGATCTCGGCGTGGAGACGGCGCTGCGCATCACCGATGCGCTGTCCGCCGGACGCTACGGCAAGAACGTGTCGGACGAGGAAGTGCGCGCCGTCATGGCCGAGGAGATCGGCAAGGTGCTGACGCCGGTGGCGATGCCGCTGGAGCTCGACCTGTCGCACAAGCCGCACGTGGTGCTGGTCGTCGGCGTCAATGGCACGGGCAAGACGACGACCATCGGCAAGCTGGCCGCAAAACTCACCGAGGGCGGACTGTCGGTCATGCTCGCCGCGGGCGACACGTTCCGCGCGGCGGCCATCGAGCAGCTCAAGATCTGGGGCGAGCGCACGAAATCGCCGGTGGTGTCGTCAAAGCTCGGCGCCGATGCCGCGGGCCTGGCATATGATGCGTTCGAGAAGGCGAAAGAGGCCGGCGCCGACGTGCTGATCATCGACACCGCCGGCCGTCTCCAGAACAAGACCGAACTGATGGCGGAACTGGAGAAGATCGTGCGGGTGCTGGGCAAGCTCGATCCCGATGCCCCGCACACCGTGCTGCAGACGGTTGACGCGACCACGGGCCAGAACGCCCTCAACCAGGTCGAAATCTTCCGCAACGTGGCAGGCGTCAACGGGCTCGTCATGACCAAGCTCGACGGCACCGCACGCGGCGGCATCCTCGTCGGCATCGCCGCCAAGTACAAGCTGCCGGTCTATTTCATCGGCGTCGGCGAGCAGGTGGACGACCTCGAACCGTTCTCGGCTACCGATTTCGCCAAGGCAATCGCGGGGGTGCAGTGA
- the mtaB gene encoding tRNA (N(6)-L-threonylcarbamoyladenosine(37)-C(2))-methylthiotransferase MtaB — MSAQGKGIDIVTFGCRLNTYESEVMRREAEAAGLATLKDGAVIFNTCAVTAEAVRQAKQSIRKARRENPQARIIVTGCAAQTDPAAFVEMDEVDLVLGNEEKLKANSYRALPDFGVNDTEKARVNDIFSVRETASHMVDAIEGRARAFVQVQNGCDHRCTFCIIPYGRGNSRSVPMGAVVEQVKRLAGNGYAEVVLTGVDMTSYGADLPGAPKLGRLVRTILRQVPDVKRLRLSSIDSIEADDDLLDCIATEKRLMPHLHLSLQAGDDMILKRMKRRHLRDDSIRFCEDVRRLRPDIVFGADIIAGFPTETEAMFANSLKLVEECGLTHLHVFPFSPREGTPAAKMPQVDRGVVKERAARLRAAGDAAYARHLASLVGTAQSLLIEREGIGRTEGFTLASADFGTPGDIVEAVISGHDGQRVITRPPDAQAA; from the coding sequence ATGTCCGCGCAAGGCAAGGGCATCGACATCGTCACCTTCGGCTGCCGGCTCAACACCTACGAGTCGGAGGTGATGCGGCGCGAGGCGGAGGCCGCCGGCCTCGCCACGCTCAAGGACGGCGCCGTCATCTTCAACACCTGTGCCGTCACGGCAGAGGCGGTGCGGCAGGCCAAGCAGTCGATCCGCAAGGCGCGCCGCGAAAACCCCCAGGCGCGCATCATCGTGACCGGTTGCGCCGCCCAGACCGATCCTGCCGCCTTCGTCGAGATGGACGAGGTCGACCTCGTGCTCGGCAACGAGGAAAAGCTCAAGGCCAATTCCTACCGCGCGTTGCCGGACTTCGGCGTCAACGACACCGAGAAGGCGCGCGTCAACGACATCTTTTCCGTGCGCGAGACCGCGTCGCACATGGTCGACGCCATTGAGGGCCGCGCGCGGGCCTTCGTGCAGGTGCAGAACGGCTGCGACCACCGCTGCACCTTCTGCATCATCCCCTACGGCCGCGGAAACTCCCGCTCGGTGCCGATGGGCGCTGTGGTGGAGCAGGTGAAGCGGCTGGCCGGCAACGGCTATGCGGAGGTGGTGCTGACCGGGGTCGACATGACCAGCTACGGCGCCGACCTGCCCGGCGCGCCGAAGCTCGGGCGGCTGGTGCGCACCATCCTGCGCCAGGTTCCCGACGTGAAGCGGCTGCGCCTCTCCTCCATCGATTCCATCGAGGCGGACGACGACCTGCTCGACTGCATCGCCACCGAAAAACGGCTGATGCCGCACCTGCACCTCTCGCTGCAGGCCGGCGACGACATGATCCTGAAGCGCATGAAGCGGCGGCATCTGCGCGACGATTCCATCCGCTTCTGCGAGGACGTCCGCAGGCTGCGCCCCGACATCGTCTTCGGCGCCGACATCATCGCCGGTTTCCCGACGGAGACGGAGGCGATGTTCGCCAATTCGCTGAAGCTCGTCGAGGAATGCGGCCTGACGCATCTCCACGTCTTCCCGTTCAGCCCGCGCGAGGGAACGCCTGCGGCGAAGATGCCCCAGGTGGACCGCGGCGTGGTCAAGGAACGCGCCGCGCGCCTGCGCGCCGCCGGTGACGCGGCCTACGCCCGCCATCTCGCGTCACTCGTCGGCACTGCCCAGTCCCTGCTCATCGAGCGCGAGGGCATCGGCCGCACCGAAGGTTTCACCCTCGCCTCGGCCGACTTCGGAACCCCCGGAGACATCGTCGAGGCCGTCATTTCCGGCCACGACGGCCAGCGCGTGATTACCCGTCCGCCTGACGCGCAGGCCGCCTGA